Sequence from the Streptomyces sp. NBC_00440 genome:
CTGGCGCAGGCACGACGCGATTCTCCGCGTCGTCGACCTCGGCGCCGCGGAGGGCGACAAGCGGTTCTACAAGATCCGCATGAAGATCCTCACCTCCGTCACCAACTCCCTGACCGATTCGGTCAAGGAGCTACAGGCGAAGGGCAGGGTCGACAAGGACGTCAGCCCTGCGGCGATGGCCGGCTCTCTGGTCGCCATGCTGGCCGCGGTGGCCGCGCACCAGAAGGGCTTCCAGACCTGGGGCGTCAAACAGGCCGAACTCCGGCCGAACCTCGCCCTTTTGGTCCACATGGGCATCACAGGCAAGAAGCCGACAAAGTAACCGCGGGGCGCCACCACGTCCTTCGTCCTGTCGCGCAGACGGCGGACCACCGAGGTGGTCCGCCGTCCGCGTATCCGCAGCGCGGATCGCGGAGCACGGCGCGAGGATCGCGGACCGGCCCGGCCCGTCCGGCCCGGTGCCCGCGTCAGCGGCGCTCCAGGCGGAACAGCCGGATCTCCCGGTCCACCCTCGCCTGGTACGCGGCGTACGGCGGCCAGAACCCCAGCGCCGTGGCCCACACACCCGCCCGCTCCGCTCCCTCCAGGAGCCGCGCCCTGACCTGGATGTCCTGTCCCTTCCAGTTCACCTCGACGTCCGGGTGCGCCAGCAGGTTGGCCGTCCACGCGGGATGGCCCGGCCGCCCGAAGTTCGACCCGACGAGGATCCAGCTGCGCGGCCACGGCCCGGACCCACCACCAATGGGCCCCCGCCCCCCTTCACCGTCCGGCCGCGCCCCCTCCGTCATCTCCGGCATACACGCCAATGGCGTAACGCGCGGCAGACCGCTTCTCGCGCCCTTCGCCGTGAGGATCACCCCGGGCAGCATCTGCGCGCTGAGCAGCACCCTCCCCCGGGTCAGCCGGTGGACCGTACGGTCCATCGCCGGTATGACGTGCGGCGCGATCCTGGCGAACGTACGGGTGGACGACACCCTCTGCACCAGTCGTGTTCCGGGCACCATCAGACCGCGACCGCCGCTCGCCCGGTGAAGAGCCCCGCGCGCTCCGCCGCGTGCGCGCGCAGCCCGTGCACCGGCCCGAACAGCAGCTCGTCCGACGACGCCCGCTTGAAGTACAGCTGGATGTCGTGCTCCCAGGTGAAGCCGATCCCGCCGTGCAGCTGGACCGCCTCGGACGCGGCGCTGCGCAGCGCCTCCAGGCCCTGCGCCAGCGCGAGCCCGCCCGCAGCCGGGTCCCAGGCCGCGTAGTACGCCGCCGATCTGGCCGCCTGCACCTGCACATAGAGCTCGGCGAGGCGGTGCTTCACGGCCTGGAACGAGCCGATGGGGCGCCCGAACTGTTCGCGCTGCCGCACATGTTCGACCGTCCGCTCCAGCGCCCGGTCCGCCGCGCCGACCGCCTCGGCGGCCAGCACGGCAGCCGCCGCGCACCCGGTACGGGCCAGCGCCCCCGGCACGTCAGTACCCTCTTCAGCACTGTCGCCGAGCAACTCCGCCGCGGTGTCGCGCAGTTCGATACGGGCCTGCGGCCGGGTCGCGTCCAGCGCGGTCTGCCGCACCCGGGACATCCCGGCGGCGTCGGCCCGTACGAGAAAGAGCAGCGTGCGGCTCCGGGCGAACCCCCCGGTGTGCGCGGCGACCAGCAGCACCCCGGCGCTGTGGCCGTCGAGCACCTGGTCGGCCTGCCCGTACAGCCGCCACCCCTCGTCGGTGGGCCGCGCCTGGACACCACCGGCCCGGCCGCCGCCCGCCCAGTCGCCCGCGTTGTCACCGAGCAGCCCGAGCGCGGGCCCCAGCGGCGCCGCCAGCGTGGCGGTCAGCTCGCCGCGGGCGATGCCCGGGAGCAGCTCCGCGCGCTGGGCCTCCGTGCCGAGTGCGGTGATCAGCGGCGCGGCGAGCGCCGCCGTCGCGAACAGCGGGGACGGCAGCAGCGCCCGCCCCGTCTCCTCGCAGGCGAGCACCAGCTCGGCGGGGCCGCACCCCACACCCCCGTACTCCGCGGGGATCGCGAGGCCGGGCAGCCCGAGCTGTCCGGCGAGGGTGCGCCAGAGCTCGTGGTCGTACCCGGCCGGGGTGGCCGCTGCGGCCCTGACCCCGTCCGGGCCGCAGCGTTTGGTCAGCAGTTCGCGCAGGGTACGGCGGATCTCGTCCTGCTCCGCTGTGAAGGCGGCATCCATGGGCGGGCCCCTCTCCTGATCTGACGGCGCGTCATACTAGAGCGCGCAGATCCAGATGCACAGAGCCGGTACGGGAGACGTGCGACGCCATTGCCATGCAACGGATCTGATGTACCGTCAGATTCATGTCATCCTCTGTCATATCTGCCCGGCCGCGGCGGCGGGTCGCCGTCGCCGGTGTCGCCCTGTCGGACTGCGGCAAGGTCGACGACGCCACCCCGTACGCCCTGCACGCCCAGGCCGCGCGCCGCGCGCTGGCGGACTCGGGCCTCGGCCGCGAGGTGATCGACGGCTTCGGATCGGCGGGCCTCGGCACCCTGGCCCCGGTCGAGGTCGCCGAGTACCTGGGCCTGAAACCCACCTGGGTGGACTCCACCTCCGTCGGCGGCTCCACCTGGGAGGTCATGGCCGCCCACGCCGCCGACGCCATCGCGGCGGGCCACGCCAACGCCGTACTGCTGGTGTACGGCTCCACGGCCCGCGCCGACATCAAGGCGCGGCGCCGTACGTCGAACCTCTCCTTCGGCGCACGCGGACCGCTCCAGTTCGAGGTCCCGTACGGCCACTCGCTCATCGCCAAGTACGCGATGGCCGCCCGCCGCCACATGCACGAGTACGGCACGACACTGGAGCAGCTCGCCTCGGTGGCGGTGCAGGCGCGGGCGAACGCGGCGAGCAACCCCGATGCCCTGTACCGCGATCCGGTCACCGTGGACGAGGTGCTGGGCGGGCCGATGATCGCGGACCCGTTCACCAAACTGCACTGCTGCATCCGCAGCGACGGCGGCTGCGCGGTGCTGCTGGTGGCCGAGGATTACGTACCGGACTGCGCGAAGGCTCCCGTGTGGGTGCTGGGCGCCGGAGAGCACGTCTCGCACACCACGATGTCGGAGTGGGACGACTTCACGGTCTCCCCTGCGGCGGTCAGCGGCCGGCTGGCCTTCGAGCGGGCGGGGGTCAGCCCGGCGGAGATCGACCTTGCCGAGATCTACGACGCCTTCACCTATATGACGCTGGTGACGCTGGAGGATCTGGGGTTCTGCGCGAAGGGCGAGGGCGGCGCGTTCGTGGAGAAGGGACGGCTGCTGCGCGACGGCGAACTCCCCGTCAACACCGACGGCGGCGGACTCTCCGCCTGCCACCCCGGGATGCGCGGTCTGTTCCTGCTGGTCGAGGCGGTACGTCAGCTGCGCGGCGAGGCGGGCGACGGCCGCCAGGTACACAAGGCGGGCGGCCGACTGCCGGAGCTGGCGGTCGCTTCGGGGACGGGCGGATGGTTCTGCTCGTCGGGGACGGTGGTGCTGGGGCGGGGGTAGGGCCTGCCTCGCGTCAGTGGCTCTCAGCGATCGCTACCCGGCCCGACCGCAGCGATGTCCGTCCCCCCGAAGGGCCGGCGAGCGTGTGCGTAAGGGCGAGGAGGGTGTCGTCCGACACCACCCGCAGGCCGGACTCCGCGAGCAGTGCGGCCATCGTCTGCGGCTTCCACAGCGAGCGCCACGGCTCGGCCGCCATGATGGAACTGCCGAGCACGCGTGTCAGCAGCCGTCCTGCGGCCGCTTTCACCGACGGCGCCTGGTAGTTGACGATGAGCGTGCTTCCCGGGACCGTCCGGGCGGCGAACGCGGCCACCGTGGCGCGCACTTCGTCGCGTGTGAGGTACGGGACGACGCCCTCCCACAGCCATGTCGTCGGCGCGGCGGGGTCGTGCCCGGCGGCGTCCAGCACCGCACCGAGGTCGTCGACGGCGAAGTCGACCGGCGCGAACCGCACGGACCGGGCGAGCGCCGGCAGTCCGGCCTCTTCCTCCGGCCCCCCGGCCACCCGCGCGGCCTCGTCGAGGCGGGCGCGCTTGTCCTGCTGAGAGGCAGGATGGTCGACCTCCCAGACATCTGTCCGGGAGAGTTCGGGCAGACGCCATGCGCGCGTGTCCAGACCGGCGCCGAGGATGACGAGCTGGCCGGTCACGCGGGCGCGCAGAGCCTCATCGATCGCAACCGTCCGTGGCACGACCACCTCGGCGCACGCCCGCACACTCTCGTACGTGGTGCGTGCCCGCCAGCCCTGCGGCGGAGTGCCCGAGTGCACCTCGTCCACCGGCGCACGCTCCGCGACGCTCAGCAGCCGGGCTGCCACTGGATCCGCGAACCGGCCGGCAGCAGCCCTGCCGTCCGCGGCTGCCCGCCCCTGGCAGACCAGCACCGCTGTCCTGCTGGCGCCACGTGCACTCTTGCTCATGAAGCCGTATTCAACACCAGCCCCGGCCTTCCGGGCCCGCCGGGCGAAGGCCCCCGCTCCGCTACCCCTTCATCCCCGAGAACGCGATCCCCTGGATGAACTGCCGCTGCATCGCGACGAACACCACGATCACCGGCAGTGTCGCGAGCAAGGACCCCGCCATCAGGATCGGGTACTCGGTCAGGTGCGCGCCCTGAAGTGAGGCCAGGCCGGCCGACAGGGGCATCTTCGCCGGGTCCGTGTTCACGATCAGGGGCCACATCAGGTCGTTCCATGACCACAGGAACGTGAGCACGCCCAGCGCCAGCAGACCCGGCTTGGCCAGCGGCAGAGCCACCCGCCAGAAGACCGTGAAGGGGTTGGCGCCGTCCAGCCGGGCCGCCTCCTCCAATTCCTCCGGCAGGCCCATGAAGAACTGCCGCAGCAGGAAGGTGCCGAAGGCCGAGAACATCCCCGGGATCACCAGCGCCTGCATGGAGTCCAGCCAGCCGAGGTCCTGCATGATCTGGTACTGCGGCAGCAGGAACAGCTGCCCCGGCACCATCAGCACGGCCAGGAAGCCGAGGAAGATCACCCCGCGCCCGGGAAAGCGGATGCGGGCGAAGGCGTACGCCGCCATCGAGCACAGCAGCAGCTGCGCCCCGGTCCGCAGCAGCGCCATCACTGCCGTGTTCACGAACTGCCGCCCGAGCGGGACCGCGTCGAAGACCTTGCCGTAGTTCGACCAGTCCCAGTGCGCGGGCAGGATCGTCGGCGGCACCTGTACAGACTCGCCGAAGCTCTTGAAGGAGGTCAGCACCTCCCACACCAGCGGGAAGACCGTGACGACCGCGCCCAGCGAGAGCAGGACGTGCGCGGGCCACAGCCTGCCCTGGCGGCTTCTGTTCCGGACACGGGAACTGCGGGTGTCCCGCGTCGCCTCACGCATAGTGGACCCACCTCTTCTGCAACCGGAACTGGATGGCGGTCAGCGCCATGATCAGGACGAACAGCACACAGACGATCGCCGCTCCGTAGCCGCGCTGGTTGTCGTAGAACGCCTTCTGGAAGAAGAGCATCACGACCGTCTGGCCCTCGCTGTAGGCCGGGTTCTGCAGCGCGTTCTGCGTGTTGCCGCCGATGATCAGATACACCAGGTCGAAGACCTGCAAGGACTGGATGATCGACAGCACGGTGGTGAAGAACAGCGTGGGGCTCAGCAGCGGCAGCGTGACCGAGAAGAACTGCCGGATGCGCCCGGCGCCGTCGAGCGACGCCGCCTCGTAGTAATCGCCCGGGATGGACTGGAGACCGGCCAGCAGCAGGATCATGTTGTAGCCGACGGTCATCCACACGCCGACGACGGCGACCGCGAAGCGGATCACGTGCGGGTCCGACACCCAGTACGTGCCGTTGATGCCGATCGCGGACAGCGCGTGGTTGAGGATGCCCGCGTCGCCGTTGTAGAGCCAGCGCCAGACCACCGCGACCGCGGCGGGCATCGTGACCACCGGCAGGAAGTAGAACGTGCGGTAGATGCCGGTGCCCGTCAGGCCCTTGAGGTTCAGCAGCACCGCCAGCACCATCGACAGCGGGATCCCCAGCAGCACAAGACCGGTGTAGATGCCGGTGTTGCCCAGTGACTGCCAGAACTCGGGATCGCCCACCAGCGTCCGGTAGTTGGAGAGACCGATCCAGCTGGTCCCGCCGAAGGCACCCCACTCGGTGAAGCTGTAGTACACCGTCTGCACCACGGGCCACAGGTAGAAGACCGCGAGTCCGATCCCGGCCGGGGCGATCAGGGCGTACCCCCACCACTTGTCCCGGTGCTGGAAGCGACGCTCACGGCGGCGCAGTTCCCGCTGGTCCAGGCGGTCCTGGCTGGTGCGCTGCGCCGGTACGGCGGTTTCCGCACGCACATCGATACTCATCAGGACCGACCCCTTCTCTCCTGTGCGAGCAGCTGGTTCATCGCGTCGGTCAGAGAGCGGGTGGCGCCCTTGAGGCTCTCGGTCCCGCTCCACGCCTTGGCGAGCCACATCTGATCCTTGTGCTGCCAGGCAGCGGTGTTGGTCGAGGTGGGGTAGGGCACCGCGTAGTCGAGAGCGTCCAGGTGCACCTGGAGGTCGAACTTCGGCATCCCGGCCGCCCACGGTTGGGCCGTGCCGTTACGGGCCGGGATGGCCGTCCCGTACTTGCCCTGGAGCAGCGATGCCTGCTCGCTGCCGAGGAACTGGACGAACTCCTTGGCCAGCTCCGGGTGCGGGGTACGGGCGTAGACGACGTTGGCCAGACCGTGCAGGACGGTGGCGCGGTGCCGGCCCCTGGGCATCGGCGCGACGTCCACCTTGGCCCGCAGCTCGGGGTCGGCGTGGAACGTCGCCGCGTTGTACGAGCACTCGTACGTCATGGCAAGCGTCCCGGACTGGAACATCTGGGTGGGGTCCGTGTCCGCCATCTGCTGGAGGGTCGGCGAGGCCCGGTAGCGGTGGATCAGGTCGATCCACAGCTGCAGCCCCTCAAGCGTGTGCTCGTCGGAGTAGCCGGAGCGCGTCTTGTCCTTGGAGATGACATAGCCGCCGGCCTGCGGTATCGAGTTGTAGTAGTTCTCCTGCTCGCGGACCGGAGCCCCGACGCCGTAGATCCCGCGCTTGCGGTCGGTGAGCCGCTGGGCGTTGGAAATCAGGTCCTGCCAGGTCCAGGACGCGTCCGGATAGTCGACCTTGGCCCGGTCGAAGATCTCCTTGTTGAACCAGACCGCGACCGTGTCGAAGTCCTTCGGGGCGCCGTACTGGACGCCTTTCCAGCGGTACAGCGAGATCAGGTCGGACGGGAAGTCGGCGGGGCGCACCACGGCGTCGGACCCGGTGGTCTCCAGCGGGAGCAGCTGCCCGGCGTCCGCGTAGAGCCCGAAGTTCGGTCCGTTCATCCAGAAGACGTCGGGAGCGACGCCACCGGTGCACGCGGTGCGGAGTTTGGTCCAGTACGTCCCGTTCGGGGTGAGCTGGACATCGACCTTCACACCCGGCCGGGTGCGCTCGAACTCGCGCGCCGCGCGTTGCATGGCGGGCACCTGGTAGATGTCCCAGACGCCGTAGGTGATGCGCCCGCGCCGGGAGCCGCCGCCCGAGGGGGACGCGGAGGACGAGGAGGAGCAGCCGGTCGCGAGCGGAGCCGCCGCCAGCGTGGCGGCCGCCGCCGTGAGGAGAGAACGCCTGCGCACGCGGAACCTTCCTGGGGGTGGAGCTTCCACCTCGCCACACAGGCGAGGCCGTGAAGCCGACGAAGGTCGTCTCGTGGGGGACGTCTCCCCACAACCGGATGCAACGGACGCTATTTGCTCAAAGTTGATGGGTCAATGCCTCTTCCAAGCATCTTTACGCATCTGAGGCCTTCGGATCTGCTCCGAGCACGCCAAAGGGCGCCGCCAGAAATGGCGGCGCCCTACACGGTGCGCGTGTGACGAAGGTCAGGCGGGGAGCTGCTCCACGAACGTCGTCCAGGCGGCCGGGGCGACCGTGAAGGTCGGACCCTCGGGGACCTTGGAGTCACGGATATGGACGGCGCGGGGGTGCGCTGCCACCTCTACGCAGTTGCTGGTCTCGTTGCCGCTGTAGCTCGACTTGCGCCACTCGCAGGCGACCTCTAGGCACGCCCCGCCTTCGTTGCTGCTGTAGCTGCTCTTGAACCACGTCAGCTTGGTGCTCATAGCTGATCCGCCATCCTCTCGATCAGTTCTGCCGACTCCCAGGGCGTGAGCGCCTGTGCCCGCAACATCCCGAAGCGGTCGATTAGTTGGTTGACCTGCTGCGGCTTGGAGATCAACGTACCTCCCGTCTGGCCCTCGTCGTACGCCCAATTCCGCCCATCCGGCGTACTGGCCAGCTGGAACGGGCCATGCAGCCCCGCGTGCGCGGTCCTGGGCGTCGGCATCACCTGCACCATCAGATGATTCATCGCCTGCGTGCACTTCAGGACGTGCAGCATCTGGTTGCGCAGCACGGACTTCCCACCGATCGGTCGTTGCAGGACCGACTCTTCGATCACGAACGCCACGATCGGCAGCGGGTCCCGGCTCAGGACCGCCTGCCGTTCCAGCCGCGCCTCGACGTTCTTTTGAATCTCCGCCTCGGAGAGTTGCGGCACCCGTTCCTCGTACAGCGCCTGGATGTACTCCTCCGTCTGCAACAAACCCGGAAACGTCATGTTCTCGTACGCACTGACGCTGGAAGCGATCTTCTCCAGCCGCACCCACCCCACAAAAGTCCGCGGGTACTTCTCGTCCTCCATCAGCGGGATGCACGACTTGAGCGCGCCCCGCGCGTCCAGCACCCCGTCGGCGTCCTTGAGGAAGCTGGTCGTGGGGATGCGCTCGCCCCGTTCGTACGCCCCGGCCAGCGACTCCGAGATGAGCAGCCGGTCGCCCACGTCCTGTCTCGTCAGGCCTGCCCGTGAGCGGAAGTTCCTGATCAGGTCCCCTACGTGCCGCCGTGCCGGTGACGGCTGCGCCGCGTTCACTTCGCTCGGCTTACTGGTTGCCACAAGATCGCCCTGCCTTTCCACATCGTCCCGATGTGCACCCCATTCCTCTGGTCACGCTACGCAATCATGCCGATGCTCGTAGGCATGACGACTGAAAACCTCCCCGATTGGGTACCGGCATCGGGCCACCAACTCCGTCTCACCGGAGTGCACTTCGATGCCATCCGCGTCCGAGGGGTGCGCGGCGAGGCCGTACTGCACCATCTCGCCACGCTCACCGACGGGCTGCCGGGGCCCGTCGTACGGGAGGTGGCCGGGGGGAGGTGGACGTACTTCCTGATCCCGCCGGGGGCCTCGCACGAGTTCGACTGGCCGCCGGGGGTGACCTGTTACGGGCCGTCCGCACGGGACCAGTACGTGGGGATTCCCGCGCCGGACGGCAACACGTATCCGTTGCACTGGCGCTGCGATCCGCCCGTGGAGGGCAAGTTCGTCGACCCGGAACTGCTGCATGCGGTGGTCACGGCGCAGCTCTGCCGCGAGCCGGAGTAGGCGTGGGGGCGGTGGGGGCCTGGACGCAGCCGACAATGGTCCGCATGGACGACTTCACCGAGTTCCTGCACACCCTGCGGGTCTGGGACCTGCCCGAACTGCCGGAGTTCGACCCGGACACCGCGCCCGCGGATCCCCTCCCCCTCTTCCAGGAGTGGCTGCGCTCCGCGGCGGCCGCCGGGCAGCCCGAGCCGCACGCCATGACGCTCGCCACCGCCGATGCCGCCGGGCGCCCCGACGTACGGACGCTGATGCTGCACGACGCGGATGCGCGTGGCTGGCACTTCGCCTCGCACTCCGGGAGCGCCAAGGGCCGCCAGCTGGCCGGGCGTCCGGAGGCGGCGCTCGGGTTCTACTGGCCCGCGCAGGCTCGGCAGGTCCGGCTGCGCGGGCCGGTGACCGCCGCGCCCGCCGCCGAGGGGCAGGCCGATCTGCACGCCCGCTCGACCGGGGCGCTGGCGGCCGCGCTCACCGGGCGGATGAGTGAAGTGCTGGGTTCACTGGGCGAGCTGGAGGAGGCGTCGGCCGCCGCGTGGGAGCGTGCGCAGGCCGATCCGGAGGCACCCGTGCCGAGCTGGACGCGCTATGTGCTGGACCCGGACGAGGTGGAGTTCTTCCAGGGCGACACGCGCCGCCGTCATGTCCGGCTGCGCTACCGGCGCACGGAGAGCCGGGACTGGGCGCGTGAACTGCTCTGGCCGTAGGGCGTGAGCGCGGCCAGCCGACGGCGGCGGACCACGCGGCCCGCCAGCCCGAACCCGGCGCCCGCCAGCGCCAGCAGCGTGCCGGCGAGGACGCTCACGGCGAGCAGCAGCGGCATCGCCGGGTTGTCGATGAGCCGTCCCCGGACCGCCTTCACCGGCAGGGTGCCCGACTGGTCGGCCAGGAAGTTCCGGGAGTCCAGCGCGTCGGCGCGGTTGTCGCCGAGGGTGAACATCCGGCCGTGCGGCACGAGGACGTCGTACGCGTCCGACGCGCCCTCGTCACCGTCGTCGAGATACGGCTCGTCCAGCGGTTCGCCGTTGAGCACCAGCTGCTTCCCGTCGAAGACGAGGTGGTCGCCGCCGAGCGCGATGACGCGCTGGAGGGCATCGGCGCCGTCGTAGCGGTCCGGGGTGCGGTAGAGCACCACCTCACCGTGGTGCAGGCCGCCGCCGTCGCTCTTCTCGATGGCCACCCGGTCGCCCTTGGCGTACGCCGGGACCATCGAGTCGTCGTTCACGCTGACCGACTCGTACCCACGGAAACCCCAGAGGGCGCCGGCGGCCAGGAGCACGACGCCCAGACTGCCCAATACCCACCCAGTTACCGTCAGTCCACGCCCAGCGCCCATAGCGGACCTCCTTCGTCATCTTTTCCTGCGTACGAGCCCCCGGGTTCGTTACCCGACGGGCACGGGCTGCCGTCGTCCCGTCACCGTGGGGTGGGATCGGGACCGGGGTCGGGGTACGGGTCGGTGGCCAGCCGGGCATGCTGATGGGCATCACGGTAGGTGCCGGGCTGCTGGGCCTGGTGCATCCCGTCGCGCCGGGTGCCCTCGTACGCGTAACCGCAGCGCTCCGCGACGCGGCAGGACGCGGTGTGGTCCACGGCATGGCGCAGCTCGATGCGGTGGATGCCCTCCTGCTCGAACGCCCAGCGGGTGCAGAGCTCCACCGCGCGGGTGGCGATGCCCCGGCCGCGCAGTCCGGGCAGCACCCAGTAACCCACGGCCGCCTGGCACATGTGGCGGTTGATACCGGAGAGCCCGACGCCACCGACGATCACGCCGTCCTCGGTGACGGCGTACTGGACCAGCTCCCCGCGCAGCCAGCCCGCACCGCGGTTCCTGATCGTGGCGCGGGCGTCCGCCAGGTCGGTGACGGGCCTCAGCGGGGTGTTCCAGCGCAGATATTCGGGGTCGGTGACACCGCGCAGCAGCACCTCGGCGTCCGCCGCATCCCAGGGGCGCAGGCTCAGGCCGAGGCCATGCACCTCCGGCTGGGTCCGTATGTCGGTCATGCGGCTATTCAACACGCGGGGGGTCGGAGCGGTGCCCGGGGGGCGGCTCGGCGGTCGCACTCAGGGGCGGGCACAGCGCCCGTTGACCGGCTGGGTGCGTCCGCGGGCGGGGCGCCGCATGGCGATCCGCCCGCTCCGCACGGCGGGACGGTCGGGCCGTCGGCCGGTTCAGCGCGCGGGGGCGGCGTCCGGGAGGAGGACGACCTTGCCCAACGGGTGGTCGTGTTCCAGGTGGGCGAAGGCCGCCCGGACCTCGACCAGCGGGTGGGTCCGGCTGATCGGCACCTCGATCCGGCCGGCCGCCGCCAGCTCGGCCAGCTCGGTCAGCACTGCCCGGTCGGTGCCCTCGGCACTGCCCTGCGACCGGGTGCCGAGCGCGGCGGCGGCACCGTGGTCGAGCGTGTTGACCCGGCGGGGCGGCACCCCCAGGGAGAGTGCGATCCGCGGGTAGTCGCCGCCGTGGAAGTCGAGGAAGGCGTGCGCGGTGCCGCCGGCGTCGCCTTCGATCGCCCGGCGGAGGCGTTCAGCGACCCCGCTCCCGTAGCCGACGAGGGCGGCGCCCTGGGACCCCAGCCAGTCCTGGTGCCGCGCGGAGGCGACCGCGACCACGTTCACCCGGCGCCGGCGCAGGAGTTGGACGGCGAGGGTACCGACCCCGCCGGTGGCCCCGCTGACCACGACCGTCTCGCCGGCCCGAGGGGCGACCGCGGCGACCGCCGCTGATGCGGTACTGCCCGCGACGTAGAGGGCGCCTGCGGCGGCCCAGGGGAGCCCGTCGGGCTTGCGGACGAGCTGGTCCTCCGGGACGACGACGTACTCGGCGTGGCTGGACCGCTCCCAGGACCAGCCGATTACGGGGTCTCCGGGCACCCAGCCCGCAACCGCGGCCCCGGTCGCGGTGACGGTGCCGGCGAGGTCGCTGCCCTGTCCGGACGGGAAGGTCGCCGGGAACTGCCCGTGCAGGGCCCCGGTGCGGATCTTGGCCTCGCCCGGGTTGATCCCGGCGGCCCGCACCCGGACCAGGACGTCCCGCGGGCCGAGCGGGCGCGGTTCTACGTCCTCGACACCGAGTACGTCGATGTCTCCGTAGCGGTGGAAGCGTACGGCTTTCATGGTCAACCCTCCTGCTGGACATGGCTGTTGATGAGGCTGTTGATGAAGGCGGCGACGTGGTCCAGGGCCTGCGCGGCCTCGTCGACGGCCGGGGCGAAACCCTGGAAGACGTGCGGCGCCCCGGGGAAGGTCTGCAGGGTGACCGGGACGTCGGCGCGTGCGGCCCGCACGGCCAGCCGCAGGGCGTCGTCGAGCAGGACTTCCCGGCCGCCGGCCTGGATCAGCAGCGGCGGCAGTCCGCGCAGATCGGCGTGGAGCGGGCTGGCC
This genomic interval carries:
- a CDS encoding helix-turn-helix domain-containing protein encodes the protein MATSKPSEVNAAQPSPARRHVGDLIRNFRSRAGLTRQDVGDRLLISESLAGAYERGERIPTTSFLKDADGVLDARGALKSCIPLMEDEKYPRTFVGWVRLEKIASSVSAYENMTFPGLLQTEEYIQALYEERVPQLSEAEIQKNVEARLERQAVLSRDPLPIVAFVIEESVLQRPIGGKSVLRNQMLHVLKCTQAMNHLMVQVMPTPRTAHAGLHGPFQLASTPDGRNWAYDEGQTGGTLISKPQQVNQLIDRFGMLRAQALTPWESAELIERMADQL
- a CDS encoding GNAT family N-acetyltransferase; translation: MTDIRTQPEVHGLGLSLRPWDAADAEVLLRGVTDPEYLRWNTPLRPVTDLADARATIRNRGAGWLRGELVQYAVTEDGVIVGGVGLSGINRHMCQAAVGYWVLPGLRGRGIATRAVELCTRWAFEQEGIHRIELRHAVDHTASCRVAERCGYAYEGTRRDGMHQAQQPGTYRDAHQHARLATDPYPDPGPDPTPR
- the lepB gene encoding signal peptidase I, encoding MLLAAGALWGFRGYESVSVNDDSMVPAYAKGDRVAIEKSDGGGLHHGEVVLYRTPDRYDGADALQRVIALGGDHLVFDGKQLVLNGEPLDEPYLDDGDEGASDAYDVLVPHGRMFTLGDNRADALDSRNFLADQSGTLPVKAVRGRLIDNPAMPLLLAVSVLAGTLLALAGAGFGLAGRVVRRRRLAALTPYGQSSSRAQSRLSVRR
- a CDS encoding NADP-dependent oxidoreductase, which codes for MKAVRFHRYGDIDVLGVEDVEPRPLGPRDVLVRVRAAGINPGEAKIRTGALHGQFPATFPSGQGSDLAGTVTATGAAVAGWVPGDPVIGWSWERSSHAEYVVVPEDQLVRKPDGLPWAAAGALYVAGSTASAAVAAVAPRAGETVVVSGATGGVGTLAVQLLRRRRVNVVAVASARHQDWLGSQGAALVGYGSGVAERLRRAIEGDAGGTAHAFLDFHGGDYPRIALSLGVPPRRVNTLDHGAAAALGTRSQGSAEGTDRAVLTELAELAAAGRIEVPISRTHPLVEVRAAFAHLEHDHPLGKVVLLPDAAPAR
- a CDS encoding pyridoxine/pyridoxamine 5'-phosphate oxidase, whose translation is MDDFTEFLHTLRVWDLPELPEFDPDTAPADPLPLFQEWLRSAAAAGQPEPHAMTLATADAAGRPDVRTLMLHDADARGWHFASHSGSAKGRQLAGRPEAALGFYWPAQARQVRLRGPVTAAPAAEGQADLHARSTGALAAALTGRMSEVLGSLGELEEASAAAWERAQADPEAPVPSWTRYVLDPDEVEFFQGDTRRRHVRLRYRRTESRDWARELLWP